In Nocardioides faecalis, the following proteins share a genomic window:
- a CDS encoding nuclear transport factor 2 family protein encodes MDLQELIDRAQITDALTRYTVAVDTGDFDLLDTVFTPDALIDYSESGGVVDAYPAVKAWLAEALPAFSRHRLHTVGQVGFDFAEGDDSADVLAYFDNPMRISDGRGGERVVEVGGIYRHTFVRTPAGWRSRRLYEQVVWTRGF; translated from the coding sequence ATGGACCTGCAGGAGCTGATCGACCGGGCGCAGATCACCGATGCGCTGACCCGCTACACCGTCGCGGTCGACACCGGTGACTTCGACCTGCTGGACACGGTCTTCACGCCCGACGCGCTCATCGACTACTCCGAGTCCGGTGGCGTCGTGGATGCCTACCCGGCCGTCAAGGCGTGGCTGGCCGAGGCGCTGCCGGCGTTCTCCCGCCATCGGTTGCACACTGTCGGCCAGGTCGGCTTCGACTTCGCCGAGGGCGACGACTCCGCCGACGTGCTGGCCTACTTCGACAACCCAATGCGGATCTCGGACGGCCGCGGCGGGGAGCGGGTCGTCGAGGTCGGCGGCATCTACCGCCACACCTTCGTGCGCACGCCGGCGGGCTGGCGCTCGCGGCGCCTGTATGAACAGGTCGTCTGGACACGCGGTTTCTGA